A portion of the Pseudarthrobacter sp. L1SW genome contains these proteins:
- a CDS encoding RNA polymerase-binding protein RbpA: MSDRSLRGMRLGAQSMETESGVEPAPRQRVEYRCEDGEQVFVTFSSEAEIPPVWVSKTGKEALLVDGERPDTSNDKAVRTHWDMLLERRSLPELEQILEDRLTILRERRGERRSA; this comes from the coding sequence ATGAGCGATCGCAGCCTGCGGGGCATGCGCCTTGGCGCGCAGAGCATGGAGACCGAGTCCGGAGTCGAGCCGGCTCCGCGCCAGCGTGTCGAGTACCGGTGCGAAGACGGCGAGCAGGTCTTCGTTACGTTCTCCTCGGAAGCGGAAATCCCCCCGGTCTGGGTTTCGAAGACCGGCAAGGAAGCCCTCCTGGTTGATGGCGAACGTCCCGATACCAGCAACGACAAAGCGGTCCGTACGCACTGGGACATGCTCCTGGAACGCCGCTCGCTCCCCGAGCTGGAGCAGATCCTCGAAGACCGGCTGACTATCCTGCGCGAACGCCGCGGAGAACGGCGCTCCGCCTAA
- a CDS encoding SPFH domain-containing protein: MDNAGGAALAIVLVVLIVFVIIVLVRAIRIIPQARAGVVERLGKYQRTLNPGLTILIPFVDRLLPLLDLREQVVSFPPQPVITEDNLVVSIDTVVYFQVTDPRAATYEIANYIQAVEQLTTTTLRNVVGGLNLEEALTSRDQINGQLRGVLDEATGRWGIRVSRVELKAIDPPHSIQDSMEKQMRAERDRRAAILTAEGTKQSAILTAEGQRQAAILKAEGDAKAAILRADGEAQAIQKVFDAIHRGNPDQKLLAYQYLQTLPKLAEGSSNKLWIIPSEVGEALKGIGNALGGTSPESTGGLFDEVGAKPSEP; this comes from the coding sequence ATGGATAACGCAGGAGGAGCCGCCCTCGCCATTGTGCTGGTGGTCCTAATCGTGTTTGTGATCATCGTCCTGGTCCGGGCCATCCGGATCATTCCACAGGCACGGGCAGGTGTTGTTGAACGGCTGGGCAAATACCAGCGGACGCTCAATCCGGGACTGACCATCCTGATTCCGTTCGTGGACCGGCTCCTGCCGCTGCTGGACCTGCGCGAGCAGGTGGTCTCTTTCCCGCCGCAGCCTGTCATCACTGAGGACAACCTGGTGGTCTCGATCGATACCGTGGTGTATTTCCAAGTCACGGACCCGCGCGCCGCCACGTATGAGATCGCCAACTACATCCAGGCCGTGGAGCAGCTCACCACCACCACCCTGCGCAACGTGGTGGGCGGGCTGAACCTGGAGGAGGCGCTCACCTCCCGGGACCAGATCAACGGACAGCTCCGCGGCGTCCTGGACGAGGCCACCGGCCGCTGGGGCATCCGTGTTTCGCGAGTGGAACTGAAGGCCATCGATCCGCCCCACTCCATCCAGGACTCGATGGAAAAGCAGATGCGTGCCGAACGCGACCGCCGGGCCGCGATCCTGACCGCCGAAGGAACCAAGCAGTCCGCCATCCTGACCGCCGAGGGCCAGCGGCAGGCGGCCATCCTCAAGGCGGAAGGCGACGCCAAGGCCGCCATCCTCCGCGCCGATGGGGAGGCGCAGGCCATCCAAAAGGTCTTTGACGCCATCCACCGCGGAAATCCCGACCAGAAACTCTTGGCGTACCAGTACCTGCAGACCCTGCCAAAGCTGGCAGAAGGCTCCTCCAACAAGCTGTGGATCATTCCCAGCGAAGTCGGCGAGGCACTCAAGGGAATCGGCAACGCCCTCGGCGGAACCAGCCCCGAGTCCACGGGAGGCCTGTTCGACGAGGTTGGCGCCAAGCCGTCGGAGCCCTAA
- a CDS encoding NfeD family protein, translating into MFEWLGENWWALWLTAFLAFAVIEMITLDLFFIMLGGGTLAALVADFAGADLWLQIVVFCVVSLLMIAFVRPVALSHLKKGPSEQRTNVDRLIGEHAIVMEPVSSDGGLVKIGGDIWSARSAAGVLPAGQKVVVAAIDGATAVVSAASESDTRP; encoded by the coding sequence TTGTTCGAATGGTTGGGCGAGAACTGGTGGGCACTGTGGCTCACCGCTTTCCTCGCTTTTGCAGTGATCGAGATGATCACCCTTGACCTGTTTTTCATCATGCTCGGCGGAGGAACCCTCGCCGCCCTCGTGGCTGACTTCGCCGGCGCGGACCTCTGGCTGCAAATCGTGGTTTTCTGCGTCGTCTCCCTGCTCATGATCGCCTTCGTCCGGCCGGTGGCCCTGTCGCATCTGAAGAAGGGCCCGTCCGAACAGCGGACCAATGTTGACCGCCTGATCGGCGAACACGCCATTGTCATGGAACCCGTCTCCTCCGACGGCGGCCTGGTCAAAATCGGCGGGGACATCTGGAGTGCCCGCTCAGCCGCGGGAGTCCTTCCTGCCGGGCAAAAAGTAGTGGTGGCCGCCATCGACGGTGCCACCGCCGTGGTTTCGGCAGCGTCGGAATCAGACACCAGGCCTTGA
- a CDS encoding putative RNA methyltransferase: MPAPNLPLLCPVCFQPLELAGPHPSGQSRLVCGSSHSFDAARQGYFNLLVGKGTAFEADTAEMVEARFNFLGQGHYLPLAQAVAAAVVPTLPGEHAVVLDSGTGTGHYLRVLLDAAVADGREVAALGLDISKFALRRAARLNAEAVNVAWDIWQPLPVKDNSVDAITVIFAPRNAAEFARVLRPTGRLTVVTPRPGHLASIADVTGMLSIEEGKESRLAGAMEAHFTVETARDVDFPLALTRREAADLAFMGPAGHHSGRTAIAARLEGQPEPVVSEARFRLTVFRPAKAPIQ, encoded by the coding sequence ATGCCCGCTCCCAACCTGCCCTTGCTGTGCCCCGTGTGCTTCCAGCCGCTGGAGCTGGCGGGACCGCACCCCTCCGGCCAAAGCCGTCTCGTCTGCGGCTCGTCCCACAGCTTTGATGCCGCCAGGCAGGGGTACTTCAACCTGCTGGTGGGAAAAGGCACCGCGTTCGAGGCCGACACCGCCGAGATGGTGGAAGCCCGCTTCAACTTCCTGGGGCAGGGGCACTACCTGCCGCTGGCGCAGGCGGTGGCAGCCGCCGTCGTCCCTACCCTTCCAGGGGAACACGCCGTCGTCCTTGACTCCGGAACCGGAACCGGACATTACCTGCGCGTCCTGCTCGACGCAGCGGTGGCCGACGGCCGGGAGGTGGCAGCCCTTGGCCTGGACATCTCCAAGTTCGCCCTGCGGCGAGCCGCCCGGCTCAACGCGGAGGCGGTGAACGTCGCCTGGGACATCTGGCAGCCGCTGCCCGTGAAGGACAACTCAGTCGACGCCATCACCGTTATTTTCGCGCCCAGGAACGCAGCGGAGTTCGCCCGCGTCCTGCGGCCAACAGGCCGGCTGACGGTGGTCACGCCCCGGCCCGGCCACCTCGCCTCCATCGCGGACGTGACCGGCATGCTCAGTATTGAAGAAGGCAAGGAGAGCCGGCTGGCCGGGGCAATGGAAGCGCACTTCACGGTCGAGACAGCCCGGGACGTCGACTTCCCCCTGGCGCTCACCCGCCGGGAGGCGGCCGACCTTGCGTTCATGGGCCCGGCGGGGCATCACAGCGGCCGAACCGCCATCGCCGCAAGGCTGGAGGGCCAGCCGGAGCCCGTTGTCTCGGAAGCCCGGTTCCGCCTGACAGTCTTCCGCCCCGCCAAAGCCCCCATCCAATAA
- a CDS encoding peptide deformylase: protein MSPIPPETTLSDEQIRETVERILSAGTLPPIVQAGHPALRQRAAAFDGQLSPDQLDRLIALMRQVMHEAPGVGLAAPQLGIPLQIAVVEDQYDVDPEAAALRKRSPLEFLALLNPRYTPLGTEYASFYEGCLSLNGLQAVVARPQNVLLDFQAPDGSPAQREFAGWQARIVQHETDHLNGVLYVDRAQLRSLSSNAEYAAHWAEPGIGKARAGLGFDTGPVSAAGS from the coding sequence ATGAGCCCCATCCCGCCTGAGACCACCCTCAGCGATGAACAGATCCGGGAAACCGTGGAACGGATCCTCTCAGCAGGCACCCTCCCGCCTATCGTGCAGGCCGGCCACCCCGCCCTTCGGCAGCGCGCCGCCGCCTTTGACGGCCAGCTCTCCCCAGACCAGCTGGACCGCCTTATTGCCCTCATGCGGCAGGTCATGCACGAGGCCCCCGGTGTGGGACTGGCAGCGCCGCAGCTCGGCATCCCCCTCCAGATCGCCGTTGTGGAGGACCAGTACGACGTCGATCCGGAGGCCGCTGCGCTGCGCAAGCGCAGCCCCCTGGAGTTCCTGGCGCTCCTGAACCCCCGGTACACCCCGCTGGGAACGGAGTATGCCTCCTTTTACGAGGGTTGCCTCTCCTTGAACGGCCTCCAGGCAGTCGTGGCCCGGCCCCAGAACGTCCTGCTGGACTTCCAGGCGCCGGACGGCTCGCCGGCGCAGCGGGAATTCGCAGGCTGGCAGGCCCGCATTGTGCAGCACGAAACCGACCACCTGAACGGTGTGCTGTACGTGGACCGGGCGCAGCTGCGCTCGCTCAGCAGCAACGCGGAATACGCCGCCCACTGGGCGGAGCCCGGGATCGGCAAGGCCAGGGCAGGGCTCGGGTTCGATACCGGCCCGGTCAGCGCCGCCGGATCCTAG
- a CDS encoding nuclear transport factor 2 family protein — protein MAEDPSLSTSPLDRVLGFIRVLEAGGGAAEVRPYLADDFVLVEAPHLLAPAGSTRSLASVLAGAERSSEVVSGQKFSIRRTTCEGGRVAVEADWSATVQMDLPYWDRGETIRARTSSVFEVADGKIVSQDSYDCYFR, from the coding sequence ATGGCTGAAGACCCCTCCCTGAGCACCTCTCCGCTGGACCGCGTCCTCGGATTCATCCGGGTTCTGGAAGCAGGCGGAGGCGCCGCTGAGGTCAGGCCCTACCTGGCGGACGACTTCGTGCTGGTGGAGGCACCGCACCTGCTGGCGCCGGCAGGCTCCACCCGTTCGCTCGCTTCGGTCCTTGCCGGCGCGGAACGAAGCTCCGAGGTGGTGTCCGGGCAGAAGTTCAGCATTCGGCGGACCACCTGTGAAGGCGGCAGGGTGGCCGTGGAGGCAGACTGGTCCGCGACGGTCCAGATGGACCTCCCCTACTGGGACCGGGGGGAGACCATCCGGGCCAGGACGTCGTCGGTTTTTGAGGTCGCTGACGGAAAGATCGTGAGCCAGGACAGCTACGACTGCTACTTTCGGTAA